A single window of Archangium gephyra DNA harbors:
- a CDS encoding regulatory protein RecX encodes MDEQLGEQGRKPARPQKKPRKVSPRYLENAALHYLKRYAATVSQLKRVLMRRVDRSLKAHGGERTEAVGWVDELVEKLTRGGLINDETYAGMKAHSLRSSGRSARVIAQKLRMKGVSAEVVAKKLADATAELSEEEAAKIWARKKRLGPFRTNTKTREENRQRDLAALARAGFSFTIAKKIIDSAE; translated from the coding sequence ATGGACGAGCAGCTGGGAGAACAGGGACGCAAGCCCGCGCGTCCGCAGAAGAAGCCGAGGAAGGTGTCTCCCCGCTATCTGGAGAACGCGGCGCTGCACTACCTCAAGCGGTACGCGGCGACGGTGAGCCAGCTCAAGCGCGTGCTGATGCGCCGGGTGGACCGCTCCCTCAAGGCGCACGGGGGCGAGCGGACCGAGGCCGTGGGCTGGGTGGACGAGCTCGTCGAGAAGCTCACGCGCGGCGGGCTCATCAACGACGAGACCTACGCGGGGATGAAGGCGCACTCGCTGCGCAGCTCGGGCCGGAGCGCGCGGGTCATCGCCCAGAAGCTGCGGATGAAGGGCGTCTCGGCGGAAGTGGTGGCGAAGAAGCTGGCGGACGCCACCGCGGAGCTCTCGGAGGAAGAGGCGGCGAAGATCTGGGCGCGCAAGAAGCGGCTGGGCCCCTTCCGGACGAACACGAAGACGCGCGAGGAGAACCGTCAGCGGGACCTCGCCGCGCTGGCGAGGGCGGGGTTCTCCTTCACCATCGCCAAGAAGATCATCGACTCCGCGGAGTAG
- a CDS encoding acyl-CoA dehydrogenase → MSSAPNHYKPNVRDLSFNLFEFLDIGRTSLNKAPFGDFDETAARQTLETFAEVCLKEMAPSFSEPEHNPPTLHNGTVTLPPGLQKAIAAYHESGMSQLELPVHQGGMGAPPSLGWAAFELMVGANPAVAFYTLAGVLARVIDRLGTEAQKKRFLPAMMERRWVGTMVLTEPDAGSDVGAARAKARHVGGDVWEIEGVKRFITSAETDSTENIVHMVLARPEGAGPGTKGLSLFIVPKFWVEEGGALGERNGVVCTKIEEKMGLKGSVTCELTFGDGKPARGLLLGEVHDGIRQMFHIIEQARMAVGIKSMATVSTAYLNALEFAKDRKQGSDLMQARDAKAPRVTILHHPDVRRMLMAQKAHAEGMRALCLYTASIQDQVELKGGHRALEAAEYDSLNDLLLPLVKGYCSDRGYELLGTALQCFGGSGYLKDYPMEQYIRDQKIDSLYEGTTHIQSLDLLLRKVARDGGATLQRLLGQVRETVESGEGGKELEAERAALGKGLADLETMLGALLGKMGESIYHVGLQGNRVLLGLADLVVGWLLVRHAAVALERMKTNPGDKTFYMGKLASARWFCREVLPGLAHAARMVEQSTLDLMEVPEEAF, encoded by the coding sequence ATGTCGTCCGCGCCCAACCACTACAAGCCCAACGTCCGCGACCTGAGCTTCAACCTCTTCGAGTTCCTGGACATCGGGCGGACCTCCCTGAACAAGGCGCCCTTCGGGGACTTCGACGAGACGGCGGCGAGGCAGACGCTGGAGACGTTCGCCGAGGTGTGCCTCAAGGAGATGGCGCCGAGCTTCTCCGAGCCCGAGCACAACCCGCCCACGCTGCACAACGGGACGGTGACGCTGCCGCCGGGCCTCCAGAAGGCGATCGCGGCCTATCACGAATCGGGGATGAGCCAGCTGGAGCTACCGGTGCACCAGGGAGGCATGGGAGCACCGCCCTCGCTGGGCTGGGCGGCCTTCGAGCTGATGGTGGGCGCCAACCCGGCGGTGGCCTTCTACACGCTGGCCGGCGTGCTGGCGCGCGTCATCGACCGGCTGGGCACCGAGGCCCAGAAGAAGCGCTTCCTGCCGGCGATGATGGAGCGGCGCTGGGTGGGCACCATGGTGCTCACCGAGCCGGACGCGGGCAGCGACGTGGGAGCGGCGCGCGCCAAGGCCCGGCACGTGGGCGGGGACGTCTGGGAAATCGAGGGTGTGAAGCGCTTCATCACCAGCGCGGAGACGGACAGCACGGAGAACATCGTCCACATGGTGCTGGCGAGGCCCGAGGGCGCGGGTCCGGGCACCAAGGGGCTCTCGCTCTTCATCGTGCCCAAGTTCTGGGTGGAGGAGGGCGGCGCGCTGGGCGAGCGCAACGGCGTGGTGTGCACCAAGATCGAAGAGAAGATGGGGCTGAAGGGCTCGGTGACATGCGAGCTGACCTTCGGTGACGGCAAGCCGGCGCGCGGCCTGCTGCTGGGCGAGGTGCACGACGGCATCCGGCAGATGTTCCACATCATCGAGCAGGCGCGCATGGCGGTGGGCATCAAGTCCATGGCCACGGTGTCCACGGCGTACCTCAACGCGCTGGAGTTCGCGAAGGATCGCAAGCAGGGCTCGGACCTGATGCAGGCGCGCGACGCCAAGGCCCCGCGCGTGACGATTCTGCACCACCCGGACGTGCGGCGGATGCTGATGGCGCAGAAGGCGCACGCCGAGGGCATGCGGGCGCTCTGCCTCTACACCGCCTCCATCCAGGACCAGGTGGAGCTCAAGGGCGGGCACCGGGCGCTCGAGGCCGCCGAGTACGACTCGCTCAACGATCTGCTCCTGCCGCTGGTGAAGGGCTACTGCTCGGACAGGGGCTACGAGCTGCTGGGCACGGCCCTGCAGTGCTTCGGGGGCTCGGGGTACCTGAAGGACTACCCGATGGAGCAGTACATCCGGGACCAGAAGATCGACTCGCTCTACGAGGGCACCACACACATCCAGTCGCTCGACCTGCTGCTGCGCAAGGTGGCGAGGGACGGAGGAGCGACCCTGCAACGGCTGCTGGGGCAGGTGCGCGAGACGGTGGAGTCGGGCGAGGGCGGCAAGGAGCTGGAGGCCGAGCGGGCGGCGCTGGGCAAGGGGCTGGCGGACCTGGAGACGATGCTGGGGGCGCTGCTGGGGAAGATGGGCGAGTCCATCTACCACGTGGGCCTGCAGGGCAACCGGGTGCTGCTGGGTCTGGCGGACCTGGTCGTCGGCTGGCTGCTGGTGCGGCACGCGGCGGTGGCGCTGGAGCGCATGAAGACGAACCCGGGCGACAAGACCTTCTACATGGGCAAGCTCGCCAGTGCGCGCTGGTTCTGCCGCGAGGTGTTGCCGGGGCTGGCCCACGCCGCGCGCATGGTGGAGCAGAGCACGCTCGACCTGATGGAGGTACCCGAAGAAGCCTTCTGA
- a CDS encoding WD40/YVTN/BNR-like repeat-containing protein, producing the protein MSDRIFVATRKGLFELRRSQGRWRIAQTSFLGDPVSLVAKSPGDGTLYAALHLGHFGVKLRASSDGGQRWDELTAPAFPKMPEGLEEKLPDGKPWPWRVEQIWALEVVDGTLWCGTVGGGLFRSRDRGQSWELCRGLWEHPLRKQWFGGGTDLPGIHSICPHPKNPKELAVGVSCGGAWLTRDGGEHWEVSHGMFAAYMPPELRENPATQDPHLLARCASHPDRLWAQHHNGVFRSDDGGSRWVSIPESAPSVFGFAIAAHPSNPDIAWRVPAIKDEQRFPVDGRVVVSRTRDGGKSWEVLREGLPQEHAYDLTLRHALDVDASGERLAFGSTTGSLWVSENSGDSWVHLSAHLPPIYAVRFA; encoded by the coding sequence ATGTCGGATCGCATCTTCGTCGCCACGCGTAAGGGTCTCTTCGAGCTCCGGCGCTCCCAGGGCCGCTGGCGCATCGCCCAGACGTCCTTCCTCGGTGACCCGGTCTCGCTCGTCGCGAAGTCTCCCGGGGACGGCACCCTCTATGCCGCGCTCCACCTGGGCCACTTCGGCGTGAAGCTGCGCGCCTCCTCCGATGGCGGCCAGCGCTGGGACGAGCTCACCGCCCCCGCCTTCCCCAAGATGCCGGAGGGGCTCGAGGAGAAGCTCCCCGATGGCAAGCCCTGGCCGTGGCGCGTCGAGCAGATCTGGGCCCTCGAGGTCGTGGACGGCACCCTCTGGTGCGGCACCGTCGGTGGCGGGCTCTTCCGCTCGCGAGACCGGGGCCAGTCCTGGGAGCTGTGCCGGGGTCTCTGGGAGCACCCGCTGCGCAAGCAGTGGTTCGGCGGCGGCACGGACCTGCCCGGCATCCACTCCATCTGCCCGCACCCGAAGAACCCGAAGGAGCTCGCCGTGGGCGTCTCGTGCGGCGGCGCGTGGCTCACGCGCGATGGGGGCGAGCACTGGGAGGTGAGCCACGGCATGTTCGCCGCGTACATGCCTCCCGAGCTGCGCGAGAATCCGGCCACGCAGGATCCGCACCTGCTCGCGCGCTGCGCCTCGCACCCGGACCGCCTCTGGGCCCAGCACCACAACGGCGTCTTCCGCTCCGATGACGGGGGCTCCCGCTGGGTATCCATCCCCGAGAGCGCTCCGAGCGTCTTCGGCTTCGCCATCGCGGCCCACCCGTCCAACCCGGACATCGCCTGGCGCGTCCCCGCCATCAAGGACGAGCAGCGCTTCCCCGTGGACGGCCGCGTCGTCGTCTCGCGCACCCGCGACGGCGGCAAGAGCTGGGAGGTGCTGCGCGAGGGGCTCCCCCAGGAGCACGCCTATGATCTCACCCTGCGCCACGCGCTCGACGTGGACGCCTCGGGAGAGCGGCTCGCCTTCGGTAGCACTACGGGCTCGCTCTGGGTCTCGGAGAACAGCGGAGACTCCTGGGTGCACCTCTCCGCGCACCTGCCTCCGATCTACGCCGTCCGCTTCGCCTGA
- a CDS encoding methyl-accepting chemotaxis protein — protein sequence MALGFGRRRSLLTKFYVALLIAVLPLLLLQQLYVLPAIRQQLRDDRIRSVRQLVEAGHGILESYEARVRAGELTPREAQLKAAAMLEGLRYANAEYYWINDLETRLVMHPFLPGRIGEDMKGYQDVTGKRVFVDIVELARQEGEGAVEYLATRPREPQPIPKVSYVKLFAPWGWVLGTGVYVEDIEQEVAAVQRRLWVALLSGVALAGLAGVYFSRRVLRPVRALVDAAGKVARGDLKVTVVAPSHDEVGDLGRAFNAMVGDVQRMLREMGEVSRATETDARHIHRSAAGLRQAAQEQSRSLRTMTDAVMGMTQELAMGASQAELAARAAEANEQAAREGGAVVRGTGEKMKEIARVVERSARMVERLTEWSEEVERAVELISDVADQTRVLAVNTAIEAMRAGENGKGFAVVALEVRNLAERARTAAERIGTLMKESQTETEAAAAQMKQGRLKVSEGLALSAETGKALERIVAGAEEIQRRVKDTAKAHATQAETGEALTLRIHALSNQAVESAADVEQITKAVEDLEARARQLRELVTHFQVERPEAPLSQEEKPEPHRPSAPLPSPSGRGTG from the coding sequence ATGGCGCTCGGGTTCGGACGAAGGCGCAGCCTGCTGACGAAATTCTACGTGGCGCTGCTGATCGCCGTGCTGCCGCTGTTGCTGCTGCAGCAGCTGTACGTGTTGCCCGCCATCCGGCAGCAGCTGCGGGACGATCGCATCCGCTCGGTGCGGCAGTTGGTGGAAGCGGGCCACGGCATCCTCGAGTCCTACGAGGCGCGGGTGCGCGCGGGCGAGCTGACCCCGCGGGAGGCCCAGCTCAAGGCGGCGGCGATGCTGGAGGGCCTGCGCTACGCGAACGCCGAGTACTACTGGATCAACGACCTGGAGACACGGCTGGTGATGCACCCCTTCCTGCCGGGGCGGATCGGCGAGGACATGAAGGGGTACCAGGACGTGACGGGCAAGCGGGTGTTCGTGGACATCGTGGAGCTGGCGCGCCAGGAGGGAGAGGGCGCGGTGGAGTACCTGGCGACGCGTCCGCGTGAGCCGCAACCGATCCCCAAGGTGTCCTACGTGAAGCTGTTCGCGCCGTGGGGCTGGGTGCTGGGGACGGGCGTGTACGTGGAGGACATCGAGCAGGAGGTGGCGGCGGTGCAGCGGCGGCTGTGGGTGGCGCTGCTGTCGGGCGTCGCGCTGGCGGGGCTGGCGGGGGTGTACTTCTCGAGACGGGTGCTCAGGCCGGTGCGCGCGCTGGTGGACGCGGCGGGGAAGGTGGCCCGAGGGGACTTGAAGGTGACGGTGGTGGCGCCGTCGCATGACGAGGTGGGGGACCTGGGCCGGGCCTTCAACGCGATGGTGGGAGACGTGCAGCGGATGCTGCGGGAGATGGGGGAGGTGTCGCGGGCGACGGAGACGGACGCGCGGCACATCCACCGCTCGGCGGCCGGGCTGAGACAGGCGGCGCAGGAGCAGTCGAGATCGCTGCGGACCATGACGGACGCGGTGATGGGGATGACGCAGGAGCTGGCGATGGGGGCGAGCCAGGCGGAGCTGGCGGCGCGGGCGGCGGAGGCGAACGAGCAGGCGGCACGCGAGGGCGGCGCGGTGGTGCGGGGGACGGGGGAGAAGATGAAGGAGATCGCCCGGGTGGTGGAGCGCTCGGCGCGCATGGTGGAGCGGCTGACGGAGTGGAGCGAGGAGGTGGAGCGGGCGGTGGAGCTCATCTCCGACGTGGCGGATCAGACGCGGGTGCTGGCGGTGAACACGGCCATCGAGGCGATGCGGGCGGGGGAGAACGGGAAGGGTTTCGCGGTGGTGGCGCTGGAGGTGCGCAACCTGGCGGAGCGGGCGCGGACGGCGGCGGAGCGGATCGGCACGCTGATGAAGGAGAGCCAGACGGAGACGGAGGCGGCGGCGGCGCAGATGAAGCAGGGGCGCCTGAAGGTGAGCGAGGGGCTGGCGCTGTCGGCGGAGACGGGCAAGGCGCTGGAGCGGATCGTCGCGGGGGCGGAGGAGATCCAGCGGCGGGTGAAGGACACGGCGAAAGCGCACGCCACGCAGGCGGAGACGGGCGAGGCGCTCACGTTGCGAATCCACGCGCTGTCGAACCAGGCGGTGGAGTCCGCGGCGGACGTGGAGCAGATCACGAAGGCGGTGGAGGACCTGGAGGCGCGGGCACGCCAGCTGAGGGAGCTGGTGACCCACTTCCAGGTGGAGCGCCCGGAGGCCCCCCTCTCGCAGGAGGAGAAGCCCGAGCCCCACCGCCCCTCCGCCCCCCTCCCCTCGCCCTCCGGGAGAGGGACGGGGTGA
- a CDS encoding serine hydrolase, with protein sequence MNPTPLCLALLLCTAAVAGPDAQPRLSPTRSRALETELLDAVRKVGFDQVRDWRHQGERIAHPPNVDVAVIELDAEGRPVAAANVLLSRDYPKGKTVPIDPQTLGTQAVRFTRWDLERWDGQKGWSDAPAGDDLVPGREKAPLRFMAPYPASLFKILIAYGVMKRVDRGELTLDTPYRFLRDTVDKGERPLRGWLEPMIVESDNGSTEALVKLLHERGAMEELNAEYAALGLGTLQVNGTSPVTGRNWQPGSIHMTALDTARLFLLINGGPGVLWRTREGRAVTAAELSEPARNFLKKLLADQGYAEGLSSTLVCGDANARPGIPTAVPARWLAADGTATVGGTAFKRDTRPCNAAAEVEFLHKTGQTENYGSDAGIVRALPGKAPRHYVIAFLSNLGYRYYDEGVAGTANFADEENGFPGTVTAIGFTQSIAELGRRVDEAMKQRSRTNR encoded by the coding sequence ATGAACCCCACCCCCCTCTGCCTCGCCCTGCTGCTGTGCACGGCCGCCGTGGCCGGCCCGGATGCCCAGCCCCGCCTCTCCCCCACCCGCTCACGAGCCCTGGAGACGGAGCTGCTCGACGCGGTGCGCAAGGTGGGCTTCGACCAGGTGCGTGACTGGAGACACCAGGGCGAGCGCATCGCCCACCCACCGAACGTGGACGTCGCGGTCATCGAGCTGGACGCGGAGGGCCGGCCGGTGGCGGCGGCGAACGTGCTGCTGTCGAGGGACTACCCAAAGGGGAAGACGGTGCCGATCGACCCCCAGACACTGGGAACGCAGGCGGTGCGCTTCACGCGGTGGGACCTGGAGCGCTGGGACGGGCAGAAGGGCTGGTCGGACGCACCGGCCGGGGATGACCTGGTCCCCGGACGTGAGAAAGCACCGCTGCGCTTCATGGCGCCCTACCCCGCGTCACTCTTCAAGATCCTCATCGCGTACGGAGTGATGAAGCGTGTGGACCGGGGGGAGCTGACACTGGACACCCCGTACCGCTTCCTGCGGGACACGGTGGACAAGGGCGAGCGGCCGCTGAGGGGCTGGCTGGAGCCGATGATCGTCGAATCAGACAACGGCTCGACGGAGGCGCTGGTGAAGCTGCTGCACGAGCGAGGCGCGATGGAGGAGCTGAACGCGGAGTACGCGGCGTTGGGATTGGGGACGCTGCAGGTGAACGGAACCTCACCGGTGACGGGGAGGAACTGGCAGCCGGGGAGCATCCACATGACGGCGCTGGATACAGCGCGGCTGTTCCTGCTCATCAACGGAGGGCCGGGGGTGCTGTGGAGGACGAGGGAAGGACGCGCGGTGACGGCGGCGGAACTGTCCGAGCCCGCGAGGAACTTCCTGAAGAAGCTGTTGGCGGACCAGGGGTACGCGGAGGGCTTGAGCTCGACGCTGGTGTGCGGAGACGCGAACGCGAGGCCGGGGATCCCCACGGCGGTGCCGGCGAGGTGGCTGGCGGCGGACGGGACGGCGACGGTGGGGGGGACGGCGTTCAAGCGGGACACGCGGCCGTGCAACGCGGCGGCGGAGGTGGAGTTCCTGCACAAGACGGGGCAGACGGAGAACTACGGGAGTGACGCGGGAATCGTGCGAGCGCTGCCGGGGAAGGCACCGAGGCACTACGTCATCGCGTTCCTGTCGAACCTGGGTTACCGCTATTACGACGAGGGCGTGGCGGGGACGGCGAACTTCGCGGACGAGGAGAACGGCTTTCCCGGGACGGTGACGGCGATCGGCTTCACGCAGAGCATCGCGGAGCTGGGCCGCCGGGTGGACGAGGCGATGAAGCAGCGGAGCCGGACGAACCGGTAG
- a CDS encoding synaptic vesicle VAT-1 family membrane protein, with amino-acid sequence MRKVVIPRAGGYDRLTLQTQPDPTPAPEEVVVTSEAIGVNYADCVIRMGLYASAKEYVGWPITPGFEFAGTVSAVGSAVTDLAVGTRVFGVTRFGGYSTHVAVPRHQVFPLPARFDMAQAAGFPTVFLTAYYALFELAHPRPGSTLLVHSAAGGVGGALLQLGRIAGCRTVGVVGSSHKVETARALGAEVVIDKSREDLWGAAEKAAPKGYDVVLDANGVSTLRDSYRHLARPGKLVIYGFHSMLPREGGRPNWVKLAADFLRTPRFDPLSLTNANASVLAFNLSYLFESRGVLEEAMGRLLAWVDEGRITPPPVTRFPLERVAEAHRALESGSTVGKLVLVP; translated from the coding sequence ATGCGCAAGGTGGTCATCCCCCGCGCCGGTGGTTACGACCGGCTCACGCTCCAGACGCAGCCCGATCCCACGCCCGCTCCCGAGGAGGTCGTCGTCACCTCGGAGGCCATTGGCGTCAACTACGCTGATTGCGTCATCCGCATGGGGCTGTATGCCTCGGCCAAGGAGTACGTCGGCTGGCCCATCACCCCGGGCTTCGAGTTCGCCGGGACCGTGAGCGCGGTGGGCTCCGCCGTCACGGACCTCGCGGTGGGAACCCGGGTGTTCGGCGTCACGCGCTTTGGCGGCTACTCCACCCACGTCGCGGTGCCCCGCCACCAGGTGTTCCCCCTGCCCGCGCGCTTCGACATGGCCCAGGCCGCGGGCTTTCCCACCGTCTTCCTCACCGCCTACTACGCACTCTTCGAGCTGGCCCACCCGCGCCCGGGCAGCACGCTGCTCGTGCACTCGGCCGCGGGCGGCGTGGGTGGGGCCCTGTTGCAGCTGGGGCGCATCGCCGGTTGCCGGACGGTGGGCGTCGTCGGCTCCAGCCACAAGGTGGAGACCGCGCGGGCATTGGGGGCCGAGGTCGTCATCGACAAGAGCCGCGAGGACCTCTGGGGCGCCGCCGAGAAGGCCGCTCCCAAGGGCTATGACGTGGTGCTGGATGCCAATGGCGTCTCCACGCTGCGCGACAGCTACCGGCACCTCGCGCGGCCCGGCAAGCTCGTCATCTATGGCTTCCACTCCATGTTGCCGCGGGAAGGCGGACGGCCCAACTGGGTGAAGCTCGCCGCGGACTTCCTGCGCACCCCCCGGTTCGATCCGCTCTCGCTCACCAACGCGAACGCGAGTGTGCTTGCCTTCAATCTCTCCTACCTGTTTGAGAGCCGGGGCGTGCTCGAGGAGGCCATGGGGCGGCTGCTCGCGTGGGTGGACGAGGGCCGTATCACTCCGCCGCCCGTCACCCGCTTCCCCCTGGAGCGCGTCGCCGAGGCGCACCGCGCGCTGGAGTCCGGCTCCACCGTGGGCAAACTCGTGCTGGTGCCGTGA
- a CDS encoding DUF4258 domain-containing protein: MRSIQDPSKPLDANAARKRISLLLRSGQLTYTRHSREEMEKDDLTEVDVTNVLRGGHITEPAENEKGTWRYRVHTNTIWVVVAFRGETELVVVTVWRKR; the protein is encoded by the coding sequence GTGAGATCAATTCAGGATCCGTCCAAGCCATTGGACGCCAATGCCGCGCGCAAGCGCATCTCGCTCCTGCTGAGGAGCGGCCAGCTCACGTACACTCGCCATTCGCGGGAGGAGATGGAGAAGGACGACCTCACGGAAGTCGACGTGACGAACGTGCTGCGAGGCGGGCACATCACCGAGCCCGCGGAGAACGAGAAGGGCACCTGGAGGTACCGGGTGCACACCAACACCATCTGGGTGGTGGTGGCCTTCCGGGGTGAGACGGAGCTGGTGGTCGTGACGGTCTGGAGGAAGCGATGA
- a CDS encoding type II TA system antitoxin MqsA family protein — MKCLQCGGKMTVRHETRRAYAGLEGVIIEGVQVRHCPECGEEELSYSNVEQLHAQLALQLARKEAALTPREIRFLRTWLGLSSTDLAKRMGVAKETVSRWERLDKPLSMGATAERLLRLMAVHEQPVEEYPLEQLEHVATSKPAPLRVRLKPRKQGWTAEV; from the coding sequence ATGAAATGCCTGCAGTGCGGGGGGAAGATGACGGTCCGGCACGAGACGCGACGCGCCTACGCGGGACTGGAAGGCGTCATCATCGAGGGGGTCCAGGTCCGCCATTGCCCGGAGTGCGGTGAGGAGGAGCTGAGCTACTCGAACGTCGAGCAACTCCACGCGCAACTGGCGCTGCAACTCGCACGGAAGGAAGCAGCACTCACCCCCCGGGAGATCCGCTTCCTGCGCACCTGGCTGGGCCTGTCGAGCACGGACCTGGCGAAACGGATGGGCGTGGCCAAGGAGACCGTGTCGCGGTGGGAGCGGCTCGACAAGCCCCTCTCCATGGGAGCGACGGCGGAGCGGCTCCTCCGGCTGATGGCCGTGCACGAGCAACCCGTGGAGGAATACCCGCTCGAACAGCTCGAACACGTGGCGACCTCGAAACCCGCGCCGCTCCGGGTGCGCCTCAAGCCACGCAAGCAAGGCTGGACAGCGGAGGTCTAG
- a CDS encoding MoaD/ThiS family protein, whose amino-acid sequence MPRITFTSSLQRHVSCPSEQVGGATVREALEQYFARHPQVRSYVLDDQGALRHHVVVFVDGGQLRDRSGQQEPVSEASDLYVMQALSGG is encoded by the coding sequence GTGCCCCGCATCACCTTCACCTCGAGCCTCCAGCGTCATGTCTCGTGCCCCTCCGAGCAGGTGGGGGGCGCCACCGTGCGCGAGGCCCTCGAGCAATACTTCGCCCGTCATCCGCAGGTGCGAAGCTATGTGCTGGATGATCAGGGGGCGCTGCGCCATCACGTCGTCGTCTTCGTGGATGGCGGCCAGCTTCGCGATCGCTCCGGCCAGCAGGAGCCCGTCAGCGAGGCCTCCGACCTCTACGTCATGCAGGCACTCTCCGGGGGTTGA
- a CDS encoding acyl-CoA synthetase, translating into MPIVHDWLARRASLAPDRTALIDSLRGDRSISWREWNSSANRTARLLHDVLGVRRGDRVAVLAMNCTEFLDLLFACGKLGAILQPLNWRLSSPELSSLLADAEPVVLVHGSDFQAQVQAVRPSARSVRHFVHLDESSARLPDDIPFSRRDSLSDSPLPHVDVEPEDPWVLCYTGGSTGIPKAAILTHRSITANAANTVVSWGLTADDTALLNAPLFHTGGLNVFTTPLVYVGGTTVVARAFALEQVFELIHRGTINLFFGVPTMFIEMQRHPRFDSVDFSRLKLLVSGGAPCPQPVFERFFARGIDFKTGYGLTEAGPNNFWLPSGDVRRKPGSVGVPLFHVEARLEGDGEEGELLLRGPHLCAGYWRRPEETAKTFADGWLHTGDLARRDAEGCFSIIGRSKDLIISGGENIYPSEVENVLAAHPEVAEVCVIGVPDSKWGEVPRALVVPRPGADLTEAQVLDFCQGRLARYKQPRSVRFLDALQRTSAGKVDRRSLSAKHGTPG; encoded by the coding sequence GTGCCCATCGTCCACGACTGGCTTGCCCGCAGGGCCTCGCTCGCCCCCGATCGCACCGCGCTCATCGACTCCCTCCGCGGTGACCGCTCCATCTCCTGGCGCGAGTGGAACTCCTCCGCCAACCGCACCGCCCGCCTCCTTCATGACGTCCTCGGTGTCCGCCGCGGCGACCGCGTCGCCGTGCTCGCCATGAACTGCACCGAGTTCCTCGATCTCCTCTTCGCCTGCGGCAAGCTCGGCGCCATCCTCCAGCCCCTCAACTGGCGCCTCAGCTCCCCCGAGCTCTCCTCCCTCCTCGCCGATGCCGAGCCCGTCGTCCTCGTCCACGGCTCCGACTTCCAGGCCCAGGTCCAGGCCGTCCGCCCCTCGGCCCGCAGCGTCCGGCACTTCGTCCACCTCGACGAGTCCTCCGCCCGCCTGCCCGACGACATCCCCTTCAGCCGCCGCGACTCCCTCTCGGACTCGCCCCTGCCTCACGTGGACGTGGAGCCCGAGGACCCCTGGGTGCTCTGCTACACCGGCGGCAGCACCGGCATCCCCAAGGCCGCCATCCTCACCCACCGCTCCATCACCGCCAACGCCGCCAACACCGTCGTGAGCTGGGGCCTCACCGCCGACGACACCGCGCTCCTCAACGCGCCCCTCTTCCACACCGGCGGCCTCAACGTCTTCACCACCCCGCTCGTCTACGTGGGGGGCACCACCGTCGTCGCCCGCGCCTTCGCCCTCGAGCAGGTCTTCGAGCTCATCCACCGCGGCACCATCAACCTCTTCTTCGGTGTGCCCACCATGTTCATCGAGATGCAGCGCCACCCGCGCTTCGACTCGGTGGACTTCTCCCGCCTCAAGCTGCTCGTCAGCGGCGGTGCTCCCTGCCCCCAGCCCGTCTTCGAGCGCTTCTTCGCTCGCGGCATCGACTTCAAGACCGGCTATGGCCTCACCGAGGCCGGGCCCAACAACTTCTGGCTCCCCTCGGGCGACGTGCGCCGCAAGCCCGGCTCCGTCGGCGTGCCCCTGTTCCATGTCGAGGCCCGGCTCGAGGGGGATGGCGAGGAGGGCGAGCTGCTCCTGCGCGGGCCCCACCTGTGCGCCGGCTACTGGCGCCGCCCCGAGGAGACCGCGAAGACCTTCGCCGACGGCTGGCTCCACACCGGAGACCTCGCCCGGCGTGACGCGGAGGGGTGCTTCTCCATCATTGGCCGCAGCAAGGACCTCATCATCTCCGGCGGAGAGAACATCTACCCCTCCGAGGTGGAGAACGTGCTCGCCGCGCACCCCGAGGTCGCCGAGGTGTGTGTGATTGGCGTGCCCGACTCCAAGTGGGGCGAGGTGCCCCGGGCCCTCGTGGTGCCCCGCCCCGGCGCGGACCTCACCGAGGCCCAGGTGCTCGACTTCTGCCAGGGCCGGCTCGCCCGCTACAAGCAGCCCCGCTCCGTGCGCTTCCTGGACGCGTTGCAGCGCACCAGCGCCGGCAAGGTGGATCGCCGCTCGCTCTCCGCGAAGCACGGCACTCCGGGTTGA